The Deinococcus aquaticus genomic interval GCTCCGGCAGGACCAGTCGCGCCGACCTCACCTTTCGCACCTGCGGATCCGGCGGCTCCTGCGGCGCCGGTGTCGCCTTTGTCACCTTTAGCTCCGGCAGGACCAGTCGCGCCGACCTCACCTTTCGCGCCTGCGGATCCGGCAGCACCTGCGGCGCCGGTGTCGCCCTTGTCGCCCGCAGGGCCAGCGGGACCGGCTGCGCCCGTATCACCCTTCGGACCGGCGGGACCAGCAGGACCGGCGGGACCGGCTGGCCCCTGGATGACTTTCAGTTCGGGCGCGGTGCGCGGGTCGATCAGGACCAGTTGCCCGTTGCGGACGATCACGATCTTGCCCTCGTCGGCGGAGGTCAGGGTCATGCCAGCAGGCGTGGGGATGACTTCCTGCGCGTGGGCGGCGGCGGACAGGCCCAGCAGGGCGGTGAGGATCAGTGCCGTTCGTTTCATGGTGCGCTCCTGTACGTGCAGAGAGAGGAGAGGCTTACTGGTTGAGGGCGACCGATACGGTGGGGCTGTTCAGGGTGTAGGAGTAGTAGTTGTTGAGACCGTCGAGCTTGCCGTCTCCGTTGAAATCCCCGAGGGCCTTGTTCTGAGGCTGCAAGAAATAGCCGTATAGCCCCGTATTGACGGGTGTGCGGTCGAAGGTGCCGTTGCCGAAGCCCCGAGTCAGCTGGTTGTTGTTGATCAGGTCTAGGTGCCCGTCACCGTCCAAGTCTGCCAAGGCATAACCGCTGGCGTCCAACTGCGTGACCGTGAAGCCAAACTGTCCGTTTCCGAGGAGCAGTGTTGTGCTGTTGCGGTGGTACAGGTCCATGTGCCCGTCCTCGTTGACATCCGCCGGGACCAGATCGGAGGAGTACACATTTGCTGGCCCAGTGGCAGCCGCCTCTGCGGCAAACGTTCCGTCGCCGTTGCCGGACATGATGTACAGCCGGTCTGAAGACGCCGCGAAGTCCAGGCGACCGTCGTGGTTCAGGTCGGCCAGTGGAGGTGCTGAGTAGATCCCGTAGTTAAATGCAGTAGTACCCAGATTGGGCAGGGCGTTGATAGCAGGTGCGAACGTGCCGTCCCCGTTACCCAGGCGTGTACGTAGACCGTAGCTGGAGTAACTGGCGTCGCGTATCCAGGCAATCAGATCGGGTTTCCCGTCGCCGTTCACGTCCTTCAGGGTGTACCCGCTGAGGTCCGTCACACCTGCTTCAATCTCCAGGCTGGTCATGGGGTTGAACTTGCCCAGGCCCTTGTTGATCAGGATGCCCAGCGTGCTGTCGTTGCGGCGCACGGTCAGGTCCAGTCGCCCGTCGCCGTTCAGGTCGGCGGCCGCCAGGTCAGTCGGGGCCTGGCCTGTTCCGGCGGTGTACGCGGTGCGGGCCTGCAGGGTGCCGTCGCCGTTCCCGAGGAACACGCTGACGGTGTTGGCGCTGCTGTCGGTGCTGATGGCGTCCAGTTTGCCGTCCTCGTTCACGTCGGCGGCCAGCAGGTCGCGTATGTCCTGTCCGGCGGCCCGTTCGGTCTGCGCGGTGAAGGTCGCGGTGGCGGGGGCAGTGGCGGTGCGGAACGAGAACACGAACGGCGTGCCCGGCGCGGCGCTCCCCCCGGCGGTCAGGGTGTTGTGCAGCGTCACCTCGACCTGTTCGCCCGCGTGGTACCCGCCGGTCCGGGCGGGAATCAGCAGGCGGTCGCCGCTGGCGCTGGGTGTGCTGGCTGCCGGGGCGCTCTGGCTGGGGCGCACGCTGACGCTGGTCGCCTGCGCGCTGGCGGCGTCTAGGGTCACGCCGCAGAAACGGGCGGTCAGAGTGTCGGTGCGGCCTACCGCGTGCCCGTTCGCGCCCGGCACGGCCAGGGGCGGCGCGGTGAACACCGTGCCGGTGGGCGCGGCGGCGCTGCCCGCGCTGCGCACGTTGCACATGGGGTCACCCGGCACGGGGCTGAACGGCTGCACCTGTAATGTGGCGTTCAGGCTGGCGGCCAGTTGCCGCACGTTCAGGCTGTTGCCGCTGCGCAGTCCCTCGGGCGTTTGCGTCACGCGGCGGGTGCTGTCGCGCACGGGCACGGCCGTGAACGCAAACCCGTATGGGTCGTCCTGCGGGGTGGCCTGCAGGGGCAGGCGCATACCGACGATCATGCGGTTCGCTTCCGTGCCGGTCGCCAGCGTGCGGCCTCCCTGTGGACTCAGGACCGTGAAGCCGTACGGGAGGAGGCCCACGAAACCGGGCGGCGTGAAGGTCAGTTCGTCTTCCGGCAGGAACTGCACGCTGTCGTCACTGCCGGGAATGGTGTGAACACGCAGGGTGGTGGTGTTCAGGGCGCTGGCCTGCGCAGGCCGCACGCTCAGGGCCAGGGCGTCCAGTTCGGTGGCGGTGTACGCGGCCCCGCCGGGCGCACGGACGAAGGTGCTGATGGCCGTGTCGTGCGTGGCGGCAGGCAGCGTGCCGGGCGTGCGCACGCCCAGGAACGACACGTTCTCCAGCGCACTGGGACTGGTGACCGACACCACCGCGTAGATGTACCGGTAGCCCTCGGCGCGGGGGCGGCCCGCTGCGGGCAGGACGTCCGTGCTGCCGCGCGAGACGACCCGCACGGGCGTCACGTTGCCCTGCTCGCTGGTCAGGGCCTGAGCGCCCAGCGTGGGCTCGATGCTGGCCGCGAAGTCCGGGGTGCCCAGCCCACTGAAGCGCAGCGTGAACGCCGCCCCGGCGGGCGTTAAGGGGCCGCCGGGGTTGTTGGCTGTGGGAGGTGGAGGCGTACTGGTGTGGGCGGGCTGAGCACACGCGCCGAGCAGCAGCGCCGTGGTCAGCAGGAACGGAAGGGGTCGTTTCATGCGTGGTCCTTTGCCCGGTCAGGGCCGGTCACTGCGGTAGTCACTGGGGGGTGAGTTGCGTGTACGTGTCGTCGCCAAGCGTGTAGGGGATCAGGCGATTGCCGTAGTTGTAATAGCCTCCAAGCTGAGCCAGTCGGTTCGGTGCCTTCGTCAGCGCCGTGGGAGCCTGTGCGGTGAACCTGTTCGCCCCGCCCAGCAGCACGCTTAGGGAACTGCTGTCGTAATCGGCGGTCAGCACGTCCAGCCAGCCGTCCCCATTCGCGTCCCCGACCAGCAGGTCACGCGGGTCGCTGCCCACGCTCAGGGTGGTCGGCGCGGCGAAGGTGCCGTCCCCATTGCCCAGCACCACATGCACCCCGGCGCTGCTCAGGGCCGCCATGTCCTCGCGCCCGTCGTTATTGAAGTCCCCGCTCGCCACGCGGATCGGGGCCGTGACCGGAATGTCGGCGGCTGCACTGAAGGTGCCGTTCCCGGCCCCCAGGCGCACATTCACGGCGTTCCCACCCGTCGCGGCGACCAGCAGGTCCATGCGCCCGTCGCCGTTCACGTCCGCCGTGACCGCGTCGGACGGCTGCGCACCCACGCTGACCGCAAGCTGCGCGCTGAACGTGCCGCCGCTGTTCAGCAGCACCGACACGGTGTTCGCCGTGCGGTTGGCGGTGATCAGGTCCAGCTGCCCGTCGCCGTTCAGGTCGGCCCGGTCGATACTTTCCGGCCCGGCACCCACCGCGACACTCGTGGCGGGCTGCAGCGTGCCGTCCCCGTTGCCCAGCAGGACCGAGACGTCCCCGCTGCCCGCGTTGCTGGTGAAGGCGTCCAGCTGCCCGTCGCCGTTCAGGTCACCGGTCCCCACGTCACTGGGAGCCGTGCCGACGGCATAGACGCTGCCAGATGTCAGCCACAGTTTGTTTGCGGTGCGACTGGTGATCAGCGTGTGATTGCCTCCATACCCCGCACCGTTCAGGTCTGCCAGGGTGATCGCGGAGAGGTTGGTCAGCTGTTGACCATTGGTGGGATCGTAGATCTGGGGGCTACCGCCATCGGTGTACGTGCCGCTGGCGGGCGCG includes:
- a CDS encoding FG-GAP repeat domain-containing protein, whose amino-acid sequence is MKRPLPFLLTTALLLGACAQPAHTSTPPPPTANNPGGPLTPAGAAFTLRFSGLGTPDFAASIEPTLGAQALTSEQGNVTPVRVVSRGSTDVLPAAGRPRAEGYRYIYAVVSVTSPSALENVSFLGVRTPGTLPAATHDTAISTFVRAPGGAAYTATELDALALSVRPAQASALNTTTLRVHTIPGSDDSVQFLPEDELTFTPPGFVGLLPYGFTVLSPQGGRTLATGTEANRMIVGMRLPLQATPQDDPYGFAFTAVPVRDSTRRVTQTPEGLRSGNSLNVRQLAASLNATLQVQPFSPVPGDPMCNVRSAGSAAAPTGTVFTAPPLAVPGANGHAVGRTDTLTARFCGVTLDAASAQATSVSVRPSQSAPAASTPSASGDRLLIPARTGGYHAGEQVEVTLHNTLTAGGSAAPGTPFVFSFRTATAPATATFTAQTERAAGQDIRDLLAADVNEDGKLDAISTDSSANTVSVFLGNGDGTLQARTAYTAGTGQAPTDLAAADLNGDGRLDLTVRRNDSTLGILINKGLGKFNPMTSLEIEAGVTDLSGYTLKDVNGDGKPDLIAWIRDASYSSYGLRTRLGNGDGTFAPAINALPNLGTTAFNYGIYSAPPLADLNHDGRLDFAASSDRLYIMSGNGDGTFAAEAAATGPANVYSSDLVPADVNEDGHMDLYHRNSTTLLLGNGQFGFTVTQLDASGYALADLDGDGHLDLINNNQLTRGFGNGTFDRTPVNTGLYGYFLQPQNKALGDFNGDGKLDGLNNYYSYTLNSPTVSVALNQ